A single Seriola aureovittata isolate HTS-2021-v1 ecotype China chromosome 19, ASM2101889v1, whole genome shotgun sequence DNA region contains:
- the mideasa gene encoding mitotic deacetylase associated SANT domain protein a isoform X2: MSLPPQVNTDKSGKHRAAAMKEPVQHSGEVYYGMAPPALESSHSDSASSSGVYNPEKGPQGVQHYQQTTPVKWMQQDSIQAPGWSQEAPVSGWGQNFGPYMGGVNVRSQMVFHKGVHEGVALPMGGENQLPGGPVQVYRDASQSQAQGRGLEWEQHSAAGVHQLQTYQHGHKGVEIQGQPHVPSHTLQGPMLQPFQPTFRPSKQQFSSGYYPVFPANKAMPNLAYGEQPQTQQQLLHQMQQQQMHQQQLQQQHHLKLQQQQHLQQQQIQQQQMQQQQQQLHQMQQQYHQQQLQERQQQIQQMQQQQQQQQQQLQQQNVQQQETTQLQVQPKQQQTQNFAAYQSPEPCTPDTVSKKDDVPSAELQQEPEAQTCDVSAVPDPCPEKVVANPAESSDAQPAAPRRSRRLSREGQSPLGPPSTNIWSQASKEPPPSHNGVAGGQRGGESQVTTGGVIQITSRRRRASKEINLETLAHTASERQKIVKEDGPPGRQATMVPLVIPVSVPVHRSQIDPQGGWSQGRLGQGERPAGQSDRKPSVIVARRRSLRNSMTESFGQDGENDPGLDEDGKSKFKRRPRPEPLIIPPPKPSTFIPPSIYSSISSFQSNLRSPVRLPDNPLTLPPYTPPPILSPVREGSGLYFSTLMTNIAVSNQILPPPATPKSATRSLLRSSFSASSEITPPVLPLISDATPVSLEPRINIGQKYQAEIPDLQDQLSSQFDQHKADLVWVPVDNSHLKYGDQESIEDLMNMACCSVLRGGGTNQELVLHCLHECGGDFLETLGRLMFQEPVFPRGHHLAGYHYSGSDSWTAEEKRYFNKGISAYRKDFFLVQKLVRTKTVAQCVEFYYTYKKQVKIGRSGILTFGPPDSPVEKHTEAVVDVKSSQQSKLTKGETDADDKKDVSYDQSYEQARVARSLQAHDYAGTVLVIKEESHHPSAAHRPRAEPAAKKGRAPAKPPQDPDAVFPCKKCGRVFYKVKSRSAHMKSHAEQEKKAAALRQREEEEQAAAEARARKAAAVAAAAAAAASAVAGHQGGNGNGVKEQEDADSHEDSSEGEDDDDEDWH; encoded by the exons ATGAGTCTTCCTCCTCAAGTTAATACTGACAAGAGCGGCAAGCATCGGGCTGCAGCCATGAAAGAGCCTGTGCAGCATTCAGGGGAGGTTTATTACGGTATGGCGCCTCCGGCTTTAGAGTCAAGCCACAGTGACTCTGCAAGCAGCTCTGGTGTTTATAACCCAGAGAAAGGGCCCCAAGGTGTACAGCACTATCAACAGACTACTCCAGTAAAGTGGATGCAGCAGGACTCCATACAGGCCCCTGGCTGGTCTCAGGAGGCCCCTGTGTCGGGCTGGGGTCAGAACTTTGGCCCCTATATGGGCGGAGTGAACGTCAGGAGTCAGATGGTGTTCCATAAAGGAGTCCATGAAGGCGTAGCTCTGCCGATGGGGGGAGAAAATCAACTGCCAGGGGGACCTGTTCAGGTTTATAGAGATGCCAGCCAGAGTCAAGCTCAGGGAAGGGGGCTTGAGTGGGAGCAGCACAGTGCGGCTGGAGTGCACCAGCTGCAAACCTATCAACACGGCCACAAAGGTGTGGAGATCCAGGGTCAGCCCCATGTGCCATCTCACACTTTGCAGGGGCCAATGCTGCAGCCCTTCCAGCCAACATTTAGGCCCAGCAAGCAACAATTCTCATCTGGTTATTACCCTGTTTTTCCGGCAAACAAGGCAATGCCAAACCTGGCCTATGGTGAACAACCTCAAactcaacaacagctgctacACCAGATGCAACAGCAACAAATGCATCAACAACAGTTGCAGCAACAGCATCACCttaagctgcagcagcaacaacatttacagcaacagcaaatccaacagcaacaaatgcaacagcaacagcaacaactgcaccagatgcagcagcagtatCACCAGCAACAGCTGCAGGAGCGACAGCAACAAATTCAGcaaatgcaacaacaacaacagcagcagcagcagcaactgcaacaacaaaatgtgcaaCAGCAAGAAACAACACAACTACAAGTGCAGCCAAAACAGCAACAGACCCAAAACTTTGCAGCTTATCAGTCTCCTGAGCCTTGTACGCCTGACACGGTGTCTAAAAAGGATGATGTTCCGTCTgcggagctgcagcaggaaccAGAGGCTCAGACCTGTGATGTGTCGGCCGTACCTGATCCATGTCCTGAAAAGGTCGTAGCAAATCCCGCAGAGAGCTCAGATGCACAGCCGGCAGCCCCTCGGCGCTCGCGGCGCCTTTCCAGAGAAGGACAGTCCCCACTGGGTCCCCCTTCGACAAACATCTGGTCTCAAGCCTCCAAAGAGCCTCCACCATCGCATAATGGAGTAGCAggtggacagagaggaggggaaagccAAGTGACTACGGGAGGGGTCATCCAGATcaccagcaggaggaggagggcgtcCAAGGAGATCAACTTGGAGACTCTTGCACATACGGCatcagaaagacaaaaaattgTCAAG GAGGACGGTCCCCCGGGCAGACAGGCCACCATGGTGCCCCTGGTTATCCCTGTGTCTGTGCCAGTGCACAGGAGCCAAATAGATCCTCAGGGTGGCTGGTCTCAGGGACGACTCGGCCAGGGTGAGCGGCCTGCAGGACAGTCTGACCGCAAACCTTCTGTCATCGTGGCTCGCCGGCGATCGCTCCGTAACTCCATGACTGAGAGTTTTGGTCAG GATGGTGAAAACGATCCAGGCCTGGACGAGGATGGAAAATCCAAATTTAAGCGCCGACCCCGGCCAGAGCCTCTCATCATCCCTCCGCCCAAACCATCcaccttcatccctccatccatctacTCCAGCATCTCTTCCTTCCAGAGCAACCTGCGCTCCCCAGTTCGTCTGCCGGACAATCCCCTCACCCTCCCCCCGTACACGCCTCCACCCATCCTCTCTCCTGTGCGCGAGGGCTCAGGACTCTATTTCTCCACCTTAATGACCAACATAGCCGTAAGCAACCAAATCCTGCCTCCGCCGGCTACACCCAAGTCTGCGACCCGCAGCCTGTTGCGCTCCAGT ttttCAGCCAGTTCAGAAATTACACCTCCTGTCCTGCCCTTGATCTCTGATGCCACACCTGTTAGCCTCGAACC GCGCATCAATATCGGGCAGAAGTACCAGGCAGAAATTCCAGATTTGCAGGATCAACTTTCCTCCCAGTTTGACCAGCACAAAGCTGACTTGGTTTGGGTCCCTGTGGATAACTCCCACCTTAAATACGGTGACCAAGAGAGCA TAGAGGATTTGATGAACATGGCGTGTTGCAGTGTGCTCAGAGGTGGAGGAACCAATCAGGAGCTGGTCTTACACTGTTTACATGAATGTGGAGGTGATTTTCTT GAAACACTGGGACGTCTGATGTTCCAGGAGCCAGTTTTCCCTAGAGGCCATCACCTGGCAGGTTATCACTACTCAG GCTCTGACAGCTGGACCGCAGAAGAGAAGCGCTACTTCAATAAGGGGATCTCTGCTTACAGGAAGGACTTCTTCCTGGTGCAGAAActg GTGCGGACCAAGACCGTGGCTCAGTGTGTGGAGTTTTACTATACGTACAAGAAACAGGTGAAGATCGGTCGGAGCGGGATTTTAACCTTCGGGCCTCCAGATTCACCAGTGGAGAAGCACACTGAGGCCGTGGTGGATGTCAAG AGTTCACAGCAGTCGAAACTGACTAAAGGAGAGACGGACGCGGATGACAAGAAGGATGTTTCATACGACCAAAGCTATGAGCAGGCGAGGGTCGCTCGGTCACTACAGGCTCATGATTAT GCGGGAACAGTGCTGGTGATCAAAGAGGAGTCTCATCACCCGTCAGCAGCTCACAGGCCTCGGGCCGAACCTGCAGCAAAGAAGGGCAGAGCACCAGCGAAGCCGCCGCAGGATCCGGACGCAGTATTTCCATGCAAGAAATGTGGCAG
- the mideasa gene encoding mitotic deacetylase associated SANT domain protein a isoform X6, whose amino-acid sequence MSLPPQVNTDKSGKHRAAAMKEPVQHSGEVYYGMAPPALESSHSDSASSSGVYNPEKGPQGVQHYQQTTPVKWMQQDSIQAPGWSQEAPVSGWGQNFGPYMGGVNVRSQMVFHKGVHEGVALPMGGENQLPGGPVQVYRDASQSQAQGRGLEWEQHSAAGVHQLQTYQHGHKGVEIQGQPHVPSHTLQGPMLQPFQPTFRPSKQQFSSGYYPVFPANKAMPNLAYGEQPQTQQQLLHQMQQQQMHQQQLQQQHHLKLQQQQHLQQQQIQQQQMQQQQQQLHQMQQQYHQQQLQERQQQIQQMQQQQQQQQQQLQQQNVQQQETTQLQVQPKQQQTQNFAAYQSPEPCTPDTVSKKDDVPSAELQQEPEAQTCDVSAVPDPCPEKVVANPAESSDAQPAAPRRSRRLSREGQSPLGPPSTNIWSQASKEPPPSHNGVAGGQRGGESQVTTGGVIQITSRRRRASKEINLETLAHTASERQKIVKQEDGPPGRQATMVPLVIPVSVPVHRSQIDPQGGWSQGRLGQGERPAGQSDRKPSVIVARRRSLRNSMTESFGQDGENDPGLDEDGKSKFKRRPRPEPLIIPPPKPSTFIPPSIYSSISSFQSNLRSPVRLPDNPLTLPPYTPPPILSPVREGSGLYFSTLMTNIAVSNQILPPPATPKSATRSLLRSSFSASSEITPPVLPLISDATPVSLEPRINIGQKYQAEIPDLQDQLSSQFDQHKADLVWVPVDNSHLKYVEDLMNMACCSVLRGGGTNQELVLHCLHECGGDFLETLGRLMFQEPVFPRGHHLAGYHYSGSDSWTAEEKRYFNKGISAYRKDFFLVQKLVRTKTVAQCVEFYYTYKKQVKIGRSGILTFGPPDSPVEKHTEAVVDVKSSQQSKLTKGETDADDKKDVSYDQSYEQARVARSLQAHDYAGTVLVIKEESHHPSAAHRPRAEPAAKKGRAPAKPPQDPDAVFPCKKCGRVFYKVKSRSAHMKSHAEQEKKAAALRQREEEEQAAAEARARKAAAVAAAAAAAASAVAGHQGGNGNGVKEQEDADSHEDSSEGEDDDDEDWH is encoded by the exons ATGAGTCTTCCTCCTCAAGTTAATACTGACAAGAGCGGCAAGCATCGGGCTGCAGCCATGAAAGAGCCTGTGCAGCATTCAGGGGAGGTTTATTACGGTATGGCGCCTCCGGCTTTAGAGTCAAGCCACAGTGACTCTGCAAGCAGCTCTGGTGTTTATAACCCAGAGAAAGGGCCCCAAGGTGTACAGCACTATCAACAGACTACTCCAGTAAAGTGGATGCAGCAGGACTCCATACAGGCCCCTGGCTGGTCTCAGGAGGCCCCTGTGTCGGGCTGGGGTCAGAACTTTGGCCCCTATATGGGCGGAGTGAACGTCAGGAGTCAGATGGTGTTCCATAAAGGAGTCCATGAAGGCGTAGCTCTGCCGATGGGGGGAGAAAATCAACTGCCAGGGGGACCTGTTCAGGTTTATAGAGATGCCAGCCAGAGTCAAGCTCAGGGAAGGGGGCTTGAGTGGGAGCAGCACAGTGCGGCTGGAGTGCACCAGCTGCAAACCTATCAACACGGCCACAAAGGTGTGGAGATCCAGGGTCAGCCCCATGTGCCATCTCACACTTTGCAGGGGCCAATGCTGCAGCCCTTCCAGCCAACATTTAGGCCCAGCAAGCAACAATTCTCATCTGGTTATTACCCTGTTTTTCCGGCAAACAAGGCAATGCCAAACCTGGCCTATGGTGAACAACCTCAAactcaacaacagctgctacACCAGATGCAACAGCAACAAATGCATCAACAACAGTTGCAGCAACAGCATCACCttaagctgcagcagcaacaacatttacagcaacagcaaatccaacagcaacaaatgcaacagcaacagcaacaactgcaccagatgcagcagcagtatCACCAGCAACAGCTGCAGGAGCGACAGCAACAAATTCAGcaaatgcaacaacaacaacagcagcagcagcagcaactgcaacaacaaaatgtgcaaCAGCAAGAAACAACACAACTACAAGTGCAGCCAAAACAGCAACAGACCCAAAACTTTGCAGCTTATCAGTCTCCTGAGCCTTGTACGCCTGACACGGTGTCTAAAAAGGATGATGTTCCGTCTgcggagctgcagcaggaaccAGAGGCTCAGACCTGTGATGTGTCGGCCGTACCTGATCCATGTCCTGAAAAGGTCGTAGCAAATCCCGCAGAGAGCTCAGATGCACAGCCGGCAGCCCCTCGGCGCTCGCGGCGCCTTTCCAGAGAAGGACAGTCCCCACTGGGTCCCCCTTCGACAAACATCTGGTCTCAAGCCTCCAAAGAGCCTCCACCATCGCATAATGGAGTAGCAggtggacagagaggaggggaaagccAAGTGACTACGGGAGGGGTCATCCAGATcaccagcaggaggaggagggcgtcCAAGGAGATCAACTTGGAGACTCTTGCACATACGGCatcagaaagacaaaaaattgTCAAG CAGGAGGACGGTCCCCCGGGCAGACAGGCCACCATGGTGCCCCTGGTTATCCCTGTGTCTGTGCCAGTGCACAGGAGCCAAATAGATCCTCAGGGTGGCTGGTCTCAGGGACGACTCGGCCAGGGTGAGCGGCCTGCAGGACAGTCTGACCGCAAACCTTCTGTCATCGTGGCTCGCCGGCGATCGCTCCGTAACTCCATGACTGAGAGTTTTGGTCAG GATGGTGAAAACGATCCAGGCCTGGACGAGGATGGAAAATCCAAATTTAAGCGCCGACCCCGGCCAGAGCCTCTCATCATCCCTCCGCCCAAACCATCcaccttcatccctccatccatctacTCCAGCATCTCTTCCTTCCAGAGCAACCTGCGCTCCCCAGTTCGTCTGCCGGACAATCCCCTCACCCTCCCCCCGTACACGCCTCCACCCATCCTCTCTCCTGTGCGCGAGGGCTCAGGACTCTATTTCTCCACCTTAATGACCAACATAGCCGTAAGCAACCAAATCCTGCCTCCGCCGGCTACACCCAAGTCTGCGACCCGCAGCCTGTTGCGCTCCAGT ttttCAGCCAGTTCAGAAATTACACCTCCTGTCCTGCCCTTGATCTCTGATGCCACACCTGTTAGCCTCGAACC GCGCATCAATATCGGGCAGAAGTACCAGGCAGAAATTCCAGATTTGCAGGATCAACTTTCCTCCCAGTTTGACCAGCACAAAGCTGACTTGGTTTGGGTCCCTGTGGATAACTCCCACCTTAAATACG TAGAGGATTTGATGAACATGGCGTGTTGCAGTGTGCTCAGAGGTGGAGGAACCAATCAGGAGCTGGTCTTACACTGTTTACATGAATGTGGAGGTGATTTTCTT GAAACACTGGGACGTCTGATGTTCCAGGAGCCAGTTTTCCCTAGAGGCCATCACCTGGCAGGTTATCACTACTCAG GCTCTGACAGCTGGACCGCAGAAGAGAAGCGCTACTTCAATAAGGGGATCTCTGCTTACAGGAAGGACTTCTTCCTGGTGCAGAAActg GTGCGGACCAAGACCGTGGCTCAGTGTGTGGAGTTTTACTATACGTACAAGAAACAGGTGAAGATCGGTCGGAGCGGGATTTTAACCTTCGGGCCTCCAGATTCACCAGTGGAGAAGCACACTGAGGCCGTGGTGGATGTCAAG AGTTCACAGCAGTCGAAACTGACTAAAGGAGAGACGGACGCGGATGACAAGAAGGATGTTTCATACGACCAAAGCTATGAGCAGGCGAGGGTCGCTCGGTCACTACAGGCTCATGATTAT GCGGGAACAGTGCTGGTGATCAAAGAGGAGTCTCATCACCCGTCAGCAGCTCACAGGCCTCGGGCCGAACCTGCAGCAAAGAAGGGCAGAGCACCAGCGAAGCCGCCGCAGGATCCGGACGCAGTATTTCCATGCAAGAAATGTGGCAG
- the mideasa gene encoding mitotic deacetylase associated SANT domain protein a isoform X7, producing the protein MSLPPQVNTDKSGKHRAAAMKEPVQHSGEVYYGMAPPALESSHSDSASSSGVYNPEKGPQGVQHYQQTTPVKWMQQDSIQAPGWSQEAPVSGWGQNFGPYMGGVNVRSQMVFHKGVHEGVALPMGGENQLPGGPVQVYRDASQSQAQGRGLEWEQHSAAGVHQLQTYQHGHKGVEIQGQPHVPSHTLQGPMLQPFQPTFRPSKQQFSSGYYPVFPANKAMPNLAYGEQPQTQQQLLHQMQQQQMHQQQLQQQHHLKLQQQQHLQQQQIQQQQMQQQQQQLHQMQQQYHQQQLQERQQQIQQMQQQQQQQQQQLQQQNVQQQETTQLQVQPKQQQTQNFAAYQSPEPCTPDTVSKKDDVPSAELQQEPEAQTCDVSAVPDPCPEKVVANPAESSDAQPAAPRRSRRLSREGQSPLGPPSTNIWSQASKEPPPSHNGVAGGQRGGESQVTTGGVIQITSRRRRASKEINLETLAHTASERQKIVKQEDGPPGRQATMVPLVIPVSVPVHRSQIDPQGGWSQGRLGQGERPAGQSDRKPSVIVARRRSLRNSMTESFGQDGENDPGLDEDGKSKFKRRPRPEPLIIPPPKPSTFIPPSIYSSISSFQSNLRSPVRLPDNPLTLPPYTPPPILSPVREGSGLYFSTLMTNIAVSNQILPPPATPKSATRSLLRSSFSASSEITPPVLPLISDATPVSLEPRINIGQKYQAEIPDLQDQLSSQFDQHKADLVWVPVDNSHLKYEDLMNMACCSVLRGGGTNQELVLHCLHECGGDFLETLGRLMFQEPVFPRGHHLAGYHYSGSDSWTAEEKRYFNKGISAYRKDFFLVQKLVRTKTVAQCVEFYYTYKKQVKIGRSGILTFGPPDSPVEKHTEAVVDVKSSQQSKLTKGETDADDKKDVSYDQSYEQARVARSLQAHDYAGTVLVIKEESHHPSAAHRPRAEPAAKKGRAPAKPPQDPDAVFPCKKCGRVFYKVKSRSAHMKSHAEQEKKAAALRQREEEEQAAAEARARKAAAVAAAAAAAASAVAGHQGGNGNGVKEQEDADSHEDSSEGEDDDDEDWH; encoded by the exons ATGAGTCTTCCTCCTCAAGTTAATACTGACAAGAGCGGCAAGCATCGGGCTGCAGCCATGAAAGAGCCTGTGCAGCATTCAGGGGAGGTTTATTACGGTATGGCGCCTCCGGCTTTAGAGTCAAGCCACAGTGACTCTGCAAGCAGCTCTGGTGTTTATAACCCAGAGAAAGGGCCCCAAGGTGTACAGCACTATCAACAGACTACTCCAGTAAAGTGGATGCAGCAGGACTCCATACAGGCCCCTGGCTGGTCTCAGGAGGCCCCTGTGTCGGGCTGGGGTCAGAACTTTGGCCCCTATATGGGCGGAGTGAACGTCAGGAGTCAGATGGTGTTCCATAAAGGAGTCCATGAAGGCGTAGCTCTGCCGATGGGGGGAGAAAATCAACTGCCAGGGGGACCTGTTCAGGTTTATAGAGATGCCAGCCAGAGTCAAGCTCAGGGAAGGGGGCTTGAGTGGGAGCAGCACAGTGCGGCTGGAGTGCACCAGCTGCAAACCTATCAACACGGCCACAAAGGTGTGGAGATCCAGGGTCAGCCCCATGTGCCATCTCACACTTTGCAGGGGCCAATGCTGCAGCCCTTCCAGCCAACATTTAGGCCCAGCAAGCAACAATTCTCATCTGGTTATTACCCTGTTTTTCCGGCAAACAAGGCAATGCCAAACCTGGCCTATGGTGAACAACCTCAAactcaacaacagctgctacACCAGATGCAACAGCAACAAATGCATCAACAACAGTTGCAGCAACAGCATCACCttaagctgcagcagcaacaacatttacagcaacagcaaatccaacagcaacaaatgcaacagcaacagcaacaactgcaccagatgcagcagcagtatCACCAGCAACAGCTGCAGGAGCGACAGCAACAAATTCAGcaaatgcaacaacaacaacagcagcagcagcagcaactgcaacaacaaaatgtgcaaCAGCAAGAAACAACACAACTACAAGTGCAGCCAAAACAGCAACAGACCCAAAACTTTGCAGCTTATCAGTCTCCTGAGCCTTGTACGCCTGACACGGTGTCTAAAAAGGATGATGTTCCGTCTgcggagctgcagcaggaaccAGAGGCTCAGACCTGTGATGTGTCGGCCGTACCTGATCCATGTCCTGAAAAGGTCGTAGCAAATCCCGCAGAGAGCTCAGATGCACAGCCGGCAGCCCCTCGGCGCTCGCGGCGCCTTTCCAGAGAAGGACAGTCCCCACTGGGTCCCCCTTCGACAAACATCTGGTCTCAAGCCTCCAAAGAGCCTCCACCATCGCATAATGGAGTAGCAggtggacagagaggaggggaaagccAAGTGACTACGGGAGGGGTCATCCAGATcaccagcaggaggaggagggcgtcCAAGGAGATCAACTTGGAGACTCTTGCACATACGGCatcagaaagacaaaaaattgTCAAG CAGGAGGACGGTCCCCCGGGCAGACAGGCCACCATGGTGCCCCTGGTTATCCCTGTGTCTGTGCCAGTGCACAGGAGCCAAATAGATCCTCAGGGTGGCTGGTCTCAGGGACGACTCGGCCAGGGTGAGCGGCCTGCAGGACAGTCTGACCGCAAACCTTCTGTCATCGTGGCTCGCCGGCGATCGCTCCGTAACTCCATGACTGAGAGTTTTGGTCAG GATGGTGAAAACGATCCAGGCCTGGACGAGGATGGAAAATCCAAATTTAAGCGCCGACCCCGGCCAGAGCCTCTCATCATCCCTCCGCCCAAACCATCcaccttcatccctccatccatctacTCCAGCATCTCTTCCTTCCAGAGCAACCTGCGCTCCCCAGTTCGTCTGCCGGACAATCCCCTCACCCTCCCCCCGTACACGCCTCCACCCATCCTCTCTCCTGTGCGCGAGGGCTCAGGACTCTATTTCTCCACCTTAATGACCAACATAGCCGTAAGCAACCAAATCCTGCCTCCGCCGGCTACACCCAAGTCTGCGACCCGCAGCCTGTTGCGCTCCAGT ttttCAGCCAGTTCAGAAATTACACCTCCTGTCCTGCCCTTGATCTCTGATGCCACACCTGTTAGCCTCGAACC GCGCATCAATATCGGGCAGAAGTACCAGGCAGAAATTCCAGATTTGCAGGATCAACTTTCCTCCCAGTTTGACCAGCACAAAGCTGACTTGGTTTGGGTCCCTGTGGATAACTCCCACCTTAAATACG AGGATTTGATGAACATGGCGTGTTGCAGTGTGCTCAGAGGTGGAGGAACCAATCAGGAGCTGGTCTTACACTGTTTACATGAATGTGGAGGTGATTTTCTT GAAACACTGGGACGTCTGATGTTCCAGGAGCCAGTTTTCCCTAGAGGCCATCACCTGGCAGGTTATCACTACTCAG GCTCTGACAGCTGGACCGCAGAAGAGAAGCGCTACTTCAATAAGGGGATCTCTGCTTACAGGAAGGACTTCTTCCTGGTGCAGAAActg GTGCGGACCAAGACCGTGGCTCAGTGTGTGGAGTTTTACTATACGTACAAGAAACAGGTGAAGATCGGTCGGAGCGGGATTTTAACCTTCGGGCCTCCAGATTCACCAGTGGAGAAGCACACTGAGGCCGTGGTGGATGTCAAG AGTTCACAGCAGTCGAAACTGACTAAAGGAGAGACGGACGCGGATGACAAGAAGGATGTTTCATACGACCAAAGCTATGAGCAGGCGAGGGTCGCTCGGTCACTACAGGCTCATGATTAT GCGGGAACAGTGCTGGTGATCAAAGAGGAGTCTCATCACCCGTCAGCAGCTCACAGGCCTCGGGCCGAACCTGCAGCAAAGAAGGGCAGAGCACCAGCGAAGCCGCCGCAGGATCCGGACGCAGTATTTCCATGCAAGAAATGTGGCAG